In a single window of the Pseudohongiella acticola genome:
- a CDS encoding ABC transporter permease: MEKNPIIRQLRPSDFEPLAGQSSAPALVRPSRSYWQDAWGRLKANKRAIVSLGIIVGLLIFTFIGPLVWRVDPALQDIDQISIGPGADRRAIIVEPFEVWDGTSEPPAGDVNLWLASEPDTQSVTLKWRVMPGADGYRVFRNKYQPENAQTLGLPLLTINNPELNYYEDRLNLSPETYYYSIAELNELGQLTGNYDTVTADVRRVITVDEVAARNLVTEPETLQPGDEVQLSWHPLGTDYLGRDMLARLMAGARVSLFIGLLAPLFFVAFGVIYGATSGFVGGRLDSLMMRFADFVVALPFLLFMILFQVVFGIGPGESGIFPMLVALIILSWPATARLVRGQILQIREEAYVSAARLLGASQNYLILRHMIPNTLGVILVTLTFAVPAAIFTEAFLSFIGMGVAPPTASWGSMCNEGLKTMLTHPHELIFPAAMISITVLAFNLLGDGLRDALDAKMRNTE; the protein is encoded by the coding sequence CCTATCATTCGCCAGTTGCGTCCCTCTGACTTCGAGCCCTTGGCCGGACAATCATCAGCACCTGCACTGGTGCGTCCGTCGCGTTCCTATTGGCAGGATGCCTGGGGTCGTCTCAAGGCCAACAAGCGCGCCATCGTGTCACTCGGCATTATTGTGGGCTTGCTGATCTTTACCTTTATTGGGCCGCTGGTCTGGCGGGTCGATCCGGCACTGCAGGATATTGATCAGATCAGTATCGGGCCGGGTGCGGACCGGCGTGCCATTATCGTCGAACCCTTTGAGGTCTGGGATGGCACCAGCGAGCCACCTGCCGGTGACGTCAATCTGTGGCTGGCATCTGAACCGGACACGCAAAGCGTCACACTCAAATGGCGTGTCATGCCGGGTGCTGATGGATACCGCGTATTTCGCAACAAGTACCAACCTGAGAATGCCCAGACGCTGGGCCTGCCACTGCTGACCATCAATAATCCCGAGCTGAACTACTACGAAGACCGGCTCAATCTGTCACCGGAAACTTACTATTACTCCATTGCCGAGCTGAATGAACTCGGCCAGCTCACCGGAAATTACGACACCGTCACGGCGGATGTGCGACGGGTGATTACGGTGGACGAGGTCGCGGCAAGAAATCTGGTGACGGAACCCGAAACGTTGCAGCCTGGCGATGAAGTGCAGCTGTCATGGCACCCGCTGGGCACTGATTACCTGGGCCGAGACATGCTGGCGCGGTTAATGGCAGGGGCGCGCGTATCCCTGTTTATCGGTTTGCTGGCACCTTTGTTTTTTGTTGCTTTTGGTGTGATATACGGCGCCACTTCCGGGTTTGTTGGTGGCCGTCTGGATTCACTGATGATGCGTTTTGCCGATTTTGTCGTGGCGTTGCCCTTCCTGCTGTTCATGATCCTGTTTCAGGTGGTGTTTGGCATTGGCCCGGGGGAAAGCGGCATTTTTCCGATGCTGGTCGCGCTCATCATTCTGTCCTGGCCTGCCACAGCGCGCCTGGTACGGGGGCAGATTCTGCAGATACGTGAAGAAGCCTATGTCAGTGCTGCGCGCCTGCTGGGGGCGTCGCAAAACTACCTGATTCTGCGCCACATGATTCCCAATACACTCGGTGTGATTCTGGTAACACTGACCTTTGCCGTGCCGGCGGCCATTTTCACCGAAGCCTTTTTGTCCTTTATTGGCATGGGCGTGGCGCCGCCCACAGCCAGTTGGGGCAGCATGTGTAACGAGGGCCTGAAAACCATGCTGACGCATCCGCATGAATTGATATTTCCTGCCGCCATGATCAGCATCACGGTGCTGGCATTCAATCTCTTGGGAGACGGCTTGCGCGACGCCCTGGATGCGAAGATGAGGAACACGGAATGA